Within the Miscanthus floridulus cultivar M001 chromosome 2, ASM1932011v1, whole genome shotgun sequence genome, the region TGTGTGCGAGCATTGTACCTTCGGCCTTTGTTCCTGCCTGGCACTTGAAATGGTTGCTCCATATCCCATAGTAGTTAATAACATGGCAACAGGATGCTGTTCTTTTTATCTATTCGCAGAAATAAAGGAGATGGGCACTAGTACAATCTTATTGAACTGTTTCATTTGAAAGAACATGTGTTATTAACTTATTATTCATGTGTGGCACTAGTGGCCACACAACACCCTGGGCCCCTTTCACTTGCCGATGATGGCGAGCAGCGCGTCCTTATAGTGGCCATGGGTGTTCTTGGCCACGGCGTCGGCGAGCTTGGCCCCGTACTGCCTGGCGTAGGCGTCCTTGATATCCTCCATGTCCGTGTCGGCGCGGGACACCAGGACGCGGGTGAGCGCCGCCTTGGCCTGCCTGTCCGCGTCGTCGCTGAACGCCCTGCTGATCACCTCGCTGAAGTACTTGGGCGGCGAGTCCAGGCACTTGACGGCCTCTCGCAGGCACGGCTCGGCGGCCAGGTCCTGATCGGTCGCAGGCGCAAACAACAGAGGAATCAGCGTCAGAGTGTTAAAAGAGTTTGGATTTATGGTGAACTCTCCTACTGGTATTCTTGACGACCTCTTCAAGTGGCTTTCCGTGCAGCTCCATGTAGATCCTGAAGGTGGCCCTGAGCTGGGGCTTGCTCCTGGTAGCCAGCACCCGCACCACCTGCTCGTTCGGCACTAGCTTGGTCGCTGCCGCCGGCGCGGACCTGACGGCAGCGGCCAGCGCCTTGGCCTCCTCAGTGGCGAGGTCCTCGCTCACGCACGCGCCCTCGTACCGGTACGCGCTCACCAGCCCCACCAGCAGCTGCAGGCAGGCAGGAAATACGTGTTAGTGCGTCAGTTACAGAGCTGCTGCTGCCAGTGCCAGGTGGCAGCAGCCCAGAACGAGAAAGAAGACGGAGAAGGAAGGAAACAGCGCGCACACTGGCGTTGGCGTCCCTGACGCGGTAGGCGACGTCCTCCTCGAGCGAGCGGTGGTAGAGCGCCTGGTACGCGCGGCGCGCGCCGAGCAGGTCGTCGGCAGCGCGCGTGCAGGCGACCTCGACGAGGACCTGCGGCGGGTGCGCCTTGTGCAGGACGTGGTGCGCCCAGCGCGCGTCGCGCTCCCACGGGTGCATCGCCCACAGCACCGCGGCGTCCTTGAACCGCGCGAACTCCGCCTTGAGGTGCAGCAGGTACTCGTCCTCGCACCGCTCGATCCCGGCGACCGCGCCGGCGCTCGCCGAGAAGAAGCCCAGGAAGCCGCGCCGGAACTGCGCCCGCTTCTCcggctgccgccgccaccgccccagCGCGGACACCAGCGCCGTCTCGTCCACGCCCAGCCCGCCCAGACCTTCATTTTTTTCAACATCGTGCCAGAATTCATTCGCGCATGGTCAACGTATACACAAGTGTATATAATAATGTACCGTACCCGCGAAGGCCCTGGTGAGGTCTTGGtgctcgtcggccatggcagCAGGCGGCGCCTCCTTCTCCTTGTTCTGCAGGTCCCTTTCCTTCCTGGGCGCCTGCTGCTGCCTGAGACGCGGCTGCGGCGACGCCGGCGGTGACGTCGCGGCGCTGCTGTTGCTGCCGGTTTGTGT harbors:
- the LOC136531704 gene encoding annexin D4-like isoform X1 translates to MQQFLTQTGSNSSAATSPPASPQPRLRQQQAPRKERDLQNKEKEAPPAAMADEHQDLTRAFAGLGGLGVDETALVSALGRWRRQPEKRAQFRRGFLGFFSASAGAVAGIERCEDEYLLHLKAEFARFKDAAVLWAMHPWERDARWAHHVLHKAHPPQVLVEVACTRAADDLLGARRAYQALYHRSLEEDVAYRVRDANASLLVGLVSAYRYEGACVSEDLATEEAKALAAAVRSAPAAATKLVPNEQVVRVLATRSKPQLRATFRIYMELHGKPLEEDLAAEPCLREAVKCLDSPPKYFSEVISRAFSDDADRQAKAALTRVLVSRADTDMEDIKDAYARQYGAKLADAVAKNTHGHYKDALLAIIGK
- the LOC136531704 gene encoding annexin D4-like isoform X2 produces the protein MQQFLTQTGSNSSAATSPPASPQPRLRQQQAPRKERDLQNKEKEAPPAAMADEHQDLTRAFAGLGGLGVDETALVSALGRWRRQPEKRAQFRRGFLGFFSASAGAVAGIERCEDEYLLHLKAEFARFKDAAVLWAMHPWERDARWAHHVLHKAHPPQVLVEVACTRAADDLLGARRAYQALYHRSLEEDVAYRVRDANASLLVGLVSAYRYEGACVSEDLATEEAKALAAAVRSAPAAATKLVPNEQVVRVLATRSKPQLRATFRIYMELHGKPLEEVVKNTRPGRRAVPARGRQVPGLAAQVLQRGDQQGVQRRRGQAGQGGAHPRPGVPRRHGHGGYQGRLRQAVRGQARRRRGQEHPWPL